Proteins encoded together in one Aminipila butyrica window:
- a CDS encoding ABC transporter substrate-binding protein → MKGIKRIIGIGLVLALTTTLLAGCGAGAEDNKEGNQADSGNATVRLQLKWLPQTQWMGYYVAQEKGYYAEEGIDIEILPGGPDIVPEQQVANGAADIGIGWVGGSLLPHQDQGFPLVEIAQIAQKSGLYLVSEKEKGIESPEDLAGKKIGVWFGGWEYEILALLNKYGIDSDQGVELTKQGYTMDQLYQGQIDVATAMSYNEYMSILESGISEDDLNVIDMNDEGVAMLEDCLFANQDWLKENKESAVRFLRATLKGWQYAVEHPEEATDIVMKYVDTTSTTREHQLKQAQEISKLVKPEDLNLSDIGYMDEEKLQQTADIAYQFGVVKNKPDLSKLYTTEIWELATQEK, encoded by the coding sequence ATGAAAGGAATTAAACGAATCATCGGAATAGGATTGGTGTTGGCCTTGACCACCACGCTGCTAGCCGGCTGCGGAGCCGGAGCAGAAGATAATAAGGAGGGCAATCAGGCGGATTCAGGAAATGCCACTGTGCGTTTGCAGTTGAAATGGCTGCCGCAAACTCAGTGGATGGGCTATTACGTGGCTCAGGAAAAAGGCTATTATGCGGAGGAGGGCATTGATATTGAGATCCTGCCGGGAGGGCCGGATATCGTGCCGGAGCAGCAGGTAGCAAACGGAGCGGCGGACATCGGTATCGGCTGGGTAGGCGGAAGCCTGCTGCCCCATCAAGATCAGGGCTTCCCTTTGGTGGAAATTGCTCAGATTGCGCAGAAAAGCGGCTTGTACTTAGTGTCGGAAAAGGAAAAGGGCATTGAAAGTCCAGAAGATTTAGCTGGTAAAAAAATCGGTGTGTGGTTCGGCGGCTGGGAATACGAGATATTAGCCTTGCTGAATAAATATGGTATTGATTCGGACCAGGGTGTGGAATTGACGAAACAAGGCTATACCATGGATCAACTTTATCAAGGGCAGATTGATGTGGCTACTGCTATGTCCTACAATGAATATATGAGCATTTTGGAGTCCGGCATCAGTGAAGACGACTTAAATGTTATTGATATGAACGACGAAGGAGTCGCCATGCTGGAAGATTGCTTATTTGCTAACCAGGATTGGTTGAAGGAGAACAAGGAATCTGCCGTAAGATTCCTGCGAGCTACGCTGAAAGGCTGGCAATATGCGGTGGAGCATCCAGAAGAAGCCACAGATATCGTAATGAAATATGTAGATACCACCAGTACGACCCGGGAGCACCAACTGAAACAGGCACAGGAAATCAGCAAGTTGGTCAAGCCAGAAGATTTAAATCTGTCAGATATCGGCTATATGGATGAAGAAAAATTACAGCAGACCGCTGATATTGCGTATCAGTTTGGTGTAGTGAAAAATAAGCCAGACCTTTCTAAGCTGTACACTACTGAAATTTGGGAACTGGCTACCCAGGAGAAATAG
- a CDS encoding ABC transporter permease, whose translation MNKGNGTDRLMPIAAGVMFFLFWQLGIFHLLLGVELYQLPLPSSIGATIVDKLPVLLAYSWVTLTEAVFGILVGSLLGFIVAVLATVFPKWGYGGLFVLSALNAVPIIALAPIMNLWFGDGLSGKIAVVAITTMAAMAFNAYRGLNELKPFAEDLMQSYGASRWVIFYKLRLPNSVTHMVTAMKINVTAGMIGAIIGEFFYSSKGLGYMISNSVKVARMSEGWAGICFAALIGIGLYSAVSLVERYKLKWHASQQIN comes from the coding sequence ATGAATAAAGGGAATGGTACGGATCGGCTGATGCCAATCGCAGCAGGAGTAATGTTCTTTCTTTTTTGGCAGCTGGGAATTTTTCATCTTTTATTGGGGGTGGAATTGTATCAGCTGCCGCTGCCATCCAGCATTGGAGCCACCATCGTGGATAAACTGCCGGTGCTGCTGGCTTATAGCTGGGTGACGCTGACGGAAGCGGTTTTCGGCATTTTAGTCGGTTCGCTCTTGGGATTTATCGTAGCTGTTTTAGCCACGGTATTTCCCAAGTGGGGGTATGGCGGGCTCTTTGTCTTATCGGCGTTAAATGCGGTGCCTATTATCGCTTTAGCACCTATTATGAACCTGTGGTTCGGGGATGGACTGTCCGGTAAAATCGCTGTAGTAGCTATTACCACCATGGCGGCCATGGCCTTTAACGCCTATAGAGGCCTTAATGAATTAAAGCCTTTTGCCGAAGATCTGATGCAATCTTATGGCGCTTCCAGGTGGGTGATTTTTTATAAGCTGCGGCTGCCAAACAGCGTCACTCATATGGTGACTGCTATGAAAATCAATGTGACAGCAGGGATGATCGGAGCCATCATCGGAGAGTTTTTCTATTCATCCAAGGGTTTGGGCTACATGATTTCCAATTCGGTAAAGGTAGCCAGAATGTCGGAAGGCTGGGCAGGCATCTGCTTTGCAGCATTGATTGGCATTGGCTTGTACAGTGCTGTCAGCCTCGTTGAAAGATATAAGTTGAAGTGGCACGCTTCTCAACAAATAAACTAA
- a CDS encoding ABC transporter permease: MKKLRILLIFVFLGLLWEGAAWAADSASGLGSSWIKLPYLHHVLLAMFQERQVLWPQSISTLVSAGKGFLLGALVGVLTAITMSGSRWAEKTIFPYLILAQMLPVLGLAPMVFGMVRDGDLARVIIAAYITFFPVSVNMLSGLKSAEKEKRELMYSYSASKIQLYSKLLLPSAVPGLFTGLKIAAPLSITSAILVEIMGANSGVGILILRSLYYGSAQAANFWATVLDSACLGIFSYIFIVSIERAFARWTKAAL, encoded by the coding sequence ATGAAAAAGCTGCGCATTCTTTTAATCTTTGTCTTCTTAGGCCTCTTGTGGGAAGGGGCTGCCTGGGCAGCTGATTCTGCTTCGGGTCTTGGCAGCTCGTGGATAAAGCTTCCATATCTGCACCATGTCTTATTGGCTATGTTTCAGGAACGACAGGTGCTCTGGCCTCAGAGCATATCCACCTTAGTCAGTGCAGGAAAAGGGTTTTTGCTGGGGGCATTGGTCGGGGTACTGACAGCCATCACTATGAGCGGATCCAGGTGGGCAGAAAAAACAATCTTCCCCTATCTGATTCTGGCCCAGATGCTCCCAGTGCTGGGGCTAGCCCCTATGGTGTTCGGCATGGTACGGGACGGGGATTTGGCTCGCGTTATCATCGCGGCATATATTACTTTTTTCCCGGTTTCTGTAAATATGCTAAGTGGGCTGAAAAGTGCGGAAAAAGAAAAGCGGGAGCTGATGTACAGTTATTCGGCCAGCAAGATTCAGCTATATAGCAAGCTGTTACTGCCGTCGGCTGTGCCCGGGTTATTCACGGGTTTAAAGATAGCGGCACCGCTGTCTATTACTTCGGCTATTTTGGTGGAGATCATGGGGGCAAACAGTGGTGTAGGCATTTTAATTTTAAGGAGCCTTTATTACGGTTCTGCTCAGGCAGCAAACTTTTGGGCCACCGTTTTGGACAGTGCTTGCTTAGGCATTTTTAGTTATATCTTTATTGTCAGCATAGAGCGAGCTTTCGCCCGCTGGACTAAAGCAGCGCTGTAA